GAGGGATTTTTTCGCAGGAATTGCTCGTGAATGAACGGTTGCCACGAACTAAGATTGGGGAGACGCTGTGCGCAGCCGGTTTGACCATCCTTCCGCAGGCCTACGTTCTCTGAGTGTTTCCAAGAAACTCTCCCGCGGAGCGGCAGCTCCACCCGGAAACCGTGAGGACTCCTTTGGTATCATTTCCCCACCAGTCCGGGATGAAGCCCCTCATCGCGATGAGGGTTCATTCGCTCCCCCGGATATTGAGGCTCTGAGATATCCAGACGCTCAAATACTGCTCTCGAAATCTCGAAATTTACTGGCATCAAGCTTGCTAACGGTCAAGAAAAACGTCACCGGGTGGACCGCCCCACCCGGTACGATGACGTGGAAGCTACCGGTCAGAGTAACCGTGGTGCAATCACGTGGTCTCAACAGGATAAGTGAGAGGCAAGAAAGAGGAATCCGTCGGAGTGGGGAGGCGGTCCCCACCTCCGACGAAGAGGAGGATGGGGGGACTGAATAGCTCTAGTCGGTGAGGCCAGGCTTGTGTCACAGCGAGAGCACCACCACATCGAGGGTCGAAGCCCCTGCGACGAACGGCAGGATTGTGCCAGATGGTGAACTGGTACATCTTGCATTAGCTCCCGATGGCCCCGAGCCCATTATGTGTGGTAATGGCGATCACGCTCGGGCGTGGAGGAATCACCCCATCTGGCCACGTGCTAGTGGGGGCTGTGAGGGAACTTCCCTCGCCCGGATGTTGAATAGCCACAAAGAGCGTGCGGTAATCGGGTGTGAATTCTGGACCACAGATTTCCGCACCCACCGGTCCGCTCAGGAATTGGCGCACAAAACCCCGCTCTTCACCCTCGACGGGAACGGCGAACAATCCATCATTTTTCTGGAAGGTTCCCGGCATCCCATCGGTAGCGATCCAGAGATGGCCATTGCCGTCAAACGTGATATTGTCAGGACAGGAAATGGGGCTGACAAGCGTAGGATCAAATCCGGCGAAGAAGGTTTGATCGCCGGGAACCATCGGATCGCCACAGAGTAAGAAAATCTCCCAACGGAAAGTCGTGGAGGTTGGATCACCGCCGTCCTCGGTGAGTTCAATGATATGGCCATGCCGATTATTGGCCCGCGGGTTGGCCTGATTCACGCCGGGCTGCCCGGAGCTACCGCGACGAGTATTGTTGGTCATGACGCAGTACACTTTGCCGGTAATCGGATTCATCTCGATATCCTCGGGACGATCCATCTTTGTCGCCCCCAACACGTCAGCAGCAGCACGCGTGTAGATGAGCACCTCAGCTTGCGACCAGGTGGCCAGAGGTCCTTGCCCGGCCTGGAGGGGGAGCCACTGTCCGGTTCCATCATCGTTGAACTTGGCAACATAGAGGGTCCCTTCATCCAGCAGCCCAAAATTGGCGTCGCGACGGGTGAGGTTCATCGGCCGCCGACTGACAAACTTGTAGATGTACTCGAATCGCTCATCATCCCCGGAATAGACGACGACTCGACCGTCGGGAGCAACGACAACGGTTGCCGCCTCGTGTTTAAACCGTCCCAAAGCCGTGCGCTTTCGAGGGATGAAATGGGGATTATAAGGATCTACCTCAATCACCCATCCGAACCGGAAGGGTTCATTGGGCTCCTTCCCAACGTCGAAGCGATCATGATGTTGCTCCCAGCGACGCTCGCTGGCTCCACTGGGCACTCCGTAGCGAGCATGCATCGCCTTGCGTCGGTCCGAATCCGGGAGCGCGTTGAGGTTGGCGAAATATTGATTGAAATTTTCCTCGCAGGTCAGGACAGTTCCCCAGGGAGTTTTTCCGCCCGCGCAGTTATTGAGCATCCCCCGCACTCGTGTCCCTGTGCGATCATACGACACTTTGAGCAGGTCGTGTCCCGCCGCCGGACCGGTGAGGAGCATTTCGGTCTCTCCCGTGATGCGACGGTTGAAGAAAGAGTCCCGGTGATATTTCCATTCTCCTGCCTGAGTTCTCTCCACTTCGACGACCGACAGGCCATGTGCCGCCAGTTCGACATCCACCTGCTCCCGCGTCGGAGCGGAAGCGGAATAACGGACGAACATTAACTCCGGGCTCGTGAATTCATGATTGACCACCAGCAGTCCGTGCGTGGGATTGTTGGAGTCGTGGTCGGGCAGGGGGAAATAGCCCACATAATCGCAATTGTACCCGAACTGTCGCGCTTGAGAGCTGGCCGTCTGATTGAGGAGATTGAATTCGGGGGCATCCGGGAAAAGAGGATCTCCCCATCGAATCAAGATCTGCGAAGAATAGCCCGGCGGAACCAGCACGGCATCGGCGGCGCTCAAGCGCACGGGCTGGAAAGCTAAGCTTTGCACCCCTTGCCCTGACGAGACCATCCGGCCGGGTTTCACGATCAGCAGAGGGATCGTCGCGGCCGCCCCTTTCAGGAAAGAGCGGCGGGCCAGCCGCCGTCTCAGAATGCGCGAGAAGGTTTCCCCTCGCCTCTCATACTGCTCTGCATGTCGCTTTGCCATCTCCAACGACCTCCTTTCCTTGGTGTGATGTGCCGTGGCACAGCCTCATCATAGGAGAGCGGATTTAACTTTTCGTGAGAAGAAAGAAAAATGTGTGGGAAATCTTTCCTGAGTCAGTATTGAGAGCAAGAGAGGGGGCGACGGGGCCCGCCGAGAAACCCGTCTCCCGCCGGGAGCGGAGGACCCGGAATCCCTCGCCCTCCCCCGATCTTCGCCCGGTTTGGTCAGGAGGCTTGCCATCGGAGAGCAAGTATGGTAAGTACTTACTGACTTCTTGGAGACGAAGGGAGGCGCGGATGAAAGCAGGCGCGACGCTCGCGCGGCGAACGAAGGGGCGGGTGAGGCTCTCGGCGGCGGACCGGCGATTGC
The sequence above is a segment of the Blastocatellia bacterium genome. Coding sequences within it:
- a CDS encoding PhoX family phosphatase, with translation MAKRHAEQYERRGETFSRILRRRLARRSFLKGAAATIPLLIVKPGRMVSSGQGVQSLAFQPVRLSAADAVLVPPGYSSQILIRWGDPLFPDAPEFNLLNQTASSQARQFGYNCDYVGYFPLPDHDSNNPTHGLLVVNHEFTSPELMFVRYSASAPTREQVDVELAAHGLSVVEVERTQAGEWKYHRDSFFNRRITGETEMLLTGPAAGHDLLKVSYDRTGTRVRGMLNNCAGGKTPWGTVLTCEENFNQYFANLNALPDSDRRKAMHARYGVPSGASERRWEQHHDRFDVGKEPNEPFRFGWVIEVDPYNPHFIPRKRTALGRFKHEAATVVVAPDGRVVVYSGDDERFEYIYKFVSRRPMNLTRRDANFGLLDEGTLYVAKFNDDGTGQWLPLQAGQGPLATWSQAEVLIYTRAAADVLGATKMDRPEDIEMNPITGKVYCVMTNNTRRGSSGQPGVNQANPRANNRHGHIIELTEDGGDPTSTTFRWEIFLLCGDPMVPGDQTFFAGFDPTLVSPISCPDNITFDGNGHLWIATDGMPGTFQKNDGLFAVPVEGEERGFVRQFLSGPVGAEICGPEFTPDYRTLFVAIQHPGEGSSLTAPTSTWPDGVIPPRPSVIAITTHNGLGAIGS